Proteins from a single region of Punica granatum isolate Tunisia-2019 chromosome 8, ASM765513v2, whole genome shotgun sequence:
- the LOC116187544 gene encoding putative disease resistance protein RGA4 isoform X2 → MADLILGSIVDSITEHLVSLIAQQIGLTCGVKRELKKLQGTVSAIAALLREAEKRRIEAEDVKDWLQKLKVVVYDADDLLDDFSTEALRRPIVAGGVKRVLNEVRIFLSSSNQLVYACMMAHRVKEIRERIDAIKSDRSDFKVEGNDGNTLGISVENQPRPETSPYEHERYVVGRDEDIKEVIKFLLNPDFEENVSILPIVGIGGLGKTTLARQVFNNESIKEYFSVKLWVCVSTNFDAEEIMRKIVRESTLGKEHRDLKGAELIRKVREELDGKKFLLVLDDVWNENRSKWLELEGFLMNGAKGSKILVTTRHLRVAKTMKPPPYYELRGLLEDQSLALLMRMAGKQEHEWKTQNLEEIAKEILKKCAGVPLAIKTIGRLLVFLRDTEEDWLNFKDNDLSTINQEEGDIMPSLKLSYDFLPSHLKQCFAYCCLFPKDYELDPSELIHLWMAQGFIKPLGNRKTQLEDVGHDYFMELLLRSFFQDIEEDPDGNIVRCKMHDLMHDLAQSVAGDNCITIDSSHEKKLPQGARHVSTNDLVVLKGQFEKDRRIRSLLFTNEKNYIDIYLDVSCFRNLRALRVHMARITVISSSIGKLKHMRSLDLSWNHFQYLPNSISGLCNLETLNLRGCWCLERLPRGLTKLVNLRQLDVSECPELTHMPRGIGNLTNLQMLVAFKVGEDSIRDDAAGLNELSKLTGLRKGLTIECLERVRSVPSGLEASFPIEKLALQSLKLRWHYIYSTEADAEVLERLRPHPDLKKLSIVAYGGVQPSSWISQLHKLVEFEFRNYFGRVHLPPLDQLPSLKRIFLFSLSELQWIELSESESGTPPSNSFPSLEEIRLKSLPKFRGWERRRTRRRRSSSRIEQDEEAIQEEEDDDSLLMLPLFSHKVKVTIDVSTGRCPKFSYMHGQKLHLMKISTRIIKQLLRNVTIRHASASSSSSSSSSRITLISLSSISPLPLTRLTISEAEDLEHLPVELLQSLPSLQSLAVSYCPRLKALPGWAILRYLTALESLTISNCPELDLSMGESGYQEDMPEGPAYKLRELEFLGIGKMKTLPWWIQHLTNLESLKIAYCNDLNAFPEWFPQLTSLKRLHICLCGGELRRRCRRNIGEDWPKISHIPDINVSPP, encoded by the exons ATGGCTGATCTGATCCTTGGGAGCATCGTGGATTCCATCACCGAACATCTTGTTTCCCTCATTGCCCAGCAGATTGGGTTAACATGCGGTGTCAAGCGCGAGCTCAAGAAACTCCAGGGCACTGTCTCTGCTATTGCTGCTCTGCTTCGTGAGGCTGAAAAGAGACGAATCGAGGCTGAGGACGTGAAAGACTGGCTTCAGAAGCTGAAAGTTGTGGTTTACGATGCTGACGATCTGTTGGATGACTTCTCCACTGAAGCCCTGCGCCGTCCGATAGTGGCGGGAGGAGTTAAGCGAGTTCTGAATGAGGTGCGTATCTTTCTCTCCTCTTCTAATCAGCTTGTCTATGCCTGTATGATGGCTCATCGAGTTAAGGAGATTAGAGAGAGGATCGATGCCATTAAGAGTGATAGGTCTGACTTTAAGGTCGAGGGAAACGATGGTAATACCCTTGGAATTTCGGTGGAGAACCAACCTAGGCCGGAAACATCTCCGTACGAGCATGAACGATATGTGGTTGGAAGAGATGAAGACATAAAAGAAGTCATCAAGTTTTTACTCAATCCTGATTTTGAGGAGAATGTATCTATCCTACCTATAGTGGGGATTGGAGGCCTCGGGAAAACAACTTTAGCAAGACAGGTATTCAACAATGAGAGCATTAAGGAATATTTCTCTGTTAAGCTTTGGGTTTGCGTGTCAACAAATTTCGATGCGGAGGAAATTATGAGGAAGATAGTTAGAGAATCCACTCTTGGCAAGGAACATAGAGATCTCAAGGGGGCTGAGTTGATAAGAAAGGTGAGAGAAGAGCTCGATGGGAAGAAGTTTTTACTTGTGTTAGATGATGTATGGAATGAAAATCGGTCTAAGTGGTTGGAACTTGAAGGATTTCTTATGAATGGTGCAAAAGGCAGTAAAATATTAGTGACCACTCGCCATCTTAGAGTGGCCAAAACTATGAAACCACCACCATATTATGAGTTGAGGGGCTTACTTGAGGATCAGTCGCTCGCTTTGCTAATGCGAATGGCAGGGAAGCAAGAACACGAGTGGAAAACTCAGAATTTAGAAGAGATTGCAAAAGAAATTCTGAAGAAGTGTGCTGGAGTTCCCCTTGCAATCAAGACGATTGGGCGACTGTTGGTATTTTTGAGAGATACAGAGGAAGACTGGTTGAACTTCAAGGATAATGACTTATCGACAATAAATCAGGAGGAAGGTGATATCATGCCATCGCTAAAGCTAAGCTATGATTTTCTGCCATCACATTTGAAGCAGTGCTTTGCTTACTGTTGCTTGTTTCCAAAAGATTACGAGCTAGACCCATCTGAGCTCATTCATCTTTGGATGGCACAGGGATTTATCAAACCCCTGGGCAATAGGAAGACTCAGCTCGAAGACGTCGGCCATGATTATTTTATGGAGCTGCTTTTGAGATCCTTTTTCCAGGACATAGAAGAAGATCCTGATGGCAACATTGTGAGATGCAAAATGCATGATTTGATGCATGACCTCGCACAGTCGGTTGCAGGAGATAATTGCATCACCATTGACAGCTCCCATGAGAAGAAGTTACCACAAGGAGCTCGCCATGTATCCACCAATGATCTGGTTGTGTTGAAAGGCCAATTTGAGAAAGACAGAAGAATAAGGTCCCTGCTTTTCACCAACGAGAAAAACTATATTGATATTTATTTGGATGTCTCATGTTTCAGAAATCTACGGGCGCTACGTGTTCATATGGCAAGGATAACTGTGATATCCAGTTCAATCGGTAAACTAAAGCATATGAGGAGCCTCGATCTATCATGGAATCATTTTCAGTATCTTCCGAACTCTATAAGCGGGTTGTGCAATCTAGAGACGCTTAATCTTAGAGGTTGTTGGTGCCTAGAAAGACTACCCAGAGGCTTGACGAAGTTGGTTAATTTGAGGCAGCTTGATGTGAGTGAATGTCCTGAGTTAACACATATGCCAAGGGGGATTGGGAATTTGACTAATCTGCAAATGCTAGTTGCATTTAAGGTGGGGGAGGATTCGATTCGAGATGATGCTGCAGGGTTGAATGAGTTGAGCAAACTTACTGGATTGAGGAAAGGATTAACTATCGAATGCTTGGAAAGAGTGAGAAGTGTTCCGAGCGGGTTGGAAGCTTCCTTCCCAATTGAGAAGTTAGCTCTCCAGTCATTGAAGCTACGGTGgcactatatatattctacGGAGGCTGATGCAGAAGTTTTAGAAAGACTTCGGCCCCATCCAGATCTAAAGAAATTGTCGATAGTAGCATACGGTGGTGTCCAGCCTTCATCCTGGATTTCTCAACTTCATAAACTAGTCGAATTTGAGTTTAGGAATTATTTTGGCCGCGTGCATCTACCACCTCTAGACCAGCTGCCTTCACTCAAAAGAatcttcttattttctttgagCGAATTGCAGTGGATAGAATTGTCGGAGAGTGAGAGCGGGACGCCGCCGTCTAATTCCTTTCCATCCTTAGAAGAAATAAGGCTAAAGAGTCTGCCTAAATTTAGGGGAtgggagaggaggaggacgaggaggaggaggagcagcaGTAGAATTGAACAAGACGAAGAAGCTATTCAggaggag GAGGATGATGATTCTTTATTGATGCTCCCCCTGTTCTCTCACAAGGTCAAGGTCACCATAGATGTATCGACAGGGCGATGCCCAAAATTCTCATACATGCATGGTCAAAAGCTGCATCTGATGAAAATCTCAACCAGAATTATAAAGCAGCTTTTGAGGAATGTAACTATACGCCATGCTTcagcatcatcatcatcgtcatcgtCGTCGTCGAGGATCACGTTGATCTCCCTATCTTCTATATCTCCCCTGCCACTGACCCGCCTCACCATTTCTGAAGCGGAGGACTTAGAGCACTTACCGGTGGAGTTGCTTCAGTCCCTCCCGTCTCTCCAGTCTCTTGCAGTCAGTTATTGCCCTCGCCTGAAAGCTCTCCCTGGGTGGGCGATCCTCCGATACCTAACTGCCCTCGAGTCGTTGACGATATCCAACTGTCCAGAACTTGACTTATCAATGGGGGAGTCAGGATATCAAGAAGACATGCCTGAAGGACCAGCTTATAAACTCCGAGAGTTGGAATTCTTGGGGATTGGAAAAATGAAGACTCTCCCATGGTGGATTCAGCACCTCACCAACCTCGAAAGCTTAAAAATTGCATATTGCAATGATCTGAATGCTTTTCCTGAGTGGTTTCCACAGCTTACCTCACTCAAACGTCTTCATATTTGTCTTTGCGGGGGAGAGCTGAGAAGAAGGTGCAGAAGGAACATCGGAGAGGACTGGCCTAAGATTTCTCACATCCCCGACATAAATGTGTCGCCGCCATAG
- the LOC116188422 gene encoding E3 ubiquitin-protein ligase KEG isoform X1, with protein MPRDLRRGRVMAGKVVAPESSGAFEYELFEGDADNLRTVVAASNHSTSWIDPATLKLRHRIGRGLFGDVYLATRHQSDKDYEQFHEVIVKMLRPVKEDCFRTVLDRFDNVFAKCQGVGGICLLHGVSIIRGRICFVMKFYEGSIGDKMARLKGGKLSLTDVLRYGLSLAEGISELHSKGVLILNLKPCNFLLDENDQAFLGDIGIPFLLLGVLSPSSDTMTHTLGTPSYMAPEQWQPEIMGPVSLETDSWGFGCSIVEMLMGRPPWLGMSVDEINNSVVRKQEKPGIPSGLPPPVENVLLGCFEYDFRSRPLMKDIIQAFKSVLNGDYSVARRRAIEDAAGDLGYTEWFLSKDHLIVGDTVRSRKALNSCRAGNMEIPEGVIVGQDQNGSALVRVHGIHDPVRVHMLRLERVSHGLASGDCVRLKEEVMDKEKTKHSPVGILHSIDRDGSVTVGFIGMETLWKGNSSHLQMAEAYSVGQFVRPKPGILSLRFQWARRRDGEWATGRILRVYPNGSLLVKFPGLLMFGAEEDTFVADPSEVELVSFHNSPGIVKKYRHLEDFHWVVRPAMIALSLFATIKFGSFVLGRSKRRPPHGKESQTEAQSQQRPVIEAVVEAANGPGWLPRQLRF; from the exons ATGCCGAGAGACCTGCGGAGAG GACGAGTCATGGCTGGAAAAGTTGTTGCTCCGGAATCGTCTGGTGCTTTTGAGTATGAGCTATTTGAGGGTGACGCGGACAATCTACGAACCGTGGTGGCTGCTTCGAATCATTCAACTTCGTGGATTGACCCTGCAACGCTCAAGCTTAGGCACAGGATTGGACGGGGCCTATTTGGAGATGTTTATTTAGCAACTCGCCACCAGTCTGATAAAGATTATGAACAGTTCCATGAAGTTATTGTCAAGATGCTACGCCCTGTTAAGGAGGATTGTTTCAGGACTGTGTTGGACAGGTTTGATAATGTTTTCGCGAAGTGTCAAGGTGTGGGAGGCATTTGTTTATTGCATGGAGTATCAATTATACGCGGAAGA ATTTGCTTTGTTATGAAGTTCTATGAGGGATCAATCGGTGACAAGATGGCCCGCCTTAAAGGAGGCAAGCTTTCACTTACTGATGTTTTGAG GTATGGCCTCTCTTTGGCTGAGGGAATATCGGAGCTCCACTCGAAAGGTGTCCTAATCCTTAATCTCAAGCCCTGCAACTTCTTATTGGACGAGAACGACCAAGCCTTTTTAGGAGATATTGGAATCCCATTCCTTTTGCTTGGAGTTCTGTCACCGAGTTCCGATACTATGACTCACACCCTTGGAACACCGAGCTACATGGCCCCTGAACAGTGGCAACCTGAGATAATGGGCCCTGTTTCTTTAGAGACTGACTCATGGGGATTTGGGTGTAGTATTGTGGAGATGTTGATGGGCCGTCCTCCTTGGCTCGGGATGTCTGTTGATGAGATAAATAACTCTGTTGTGAGAAAGCAAGAAAAGCCGGGAATCCCTAGTGGCCTTCCTCCCCCTGTTGAGAATGTTCTCCTTGGATGTTTTGAGTATGATTTCAGGAGCAGGCCTCTCATGAAGGACATCATACAGGCATTCAAAAG TGTTTTGAATGGGGACTACAGCGTTGCTAGACGAAGAGCTATTGAAGATGCAGCTGGTGATCTTGGATACACTGAGTGGTTCCTCTCGAAGGATCATCTCATTGTGGGCGACACAGTCCGTTCTAGAAAGGCCCTGAACTCCTGCAGAGCTGGTAACATGGAAATACCTGAAGGGGTGATTGTGGGACAAGACCAGAATGGATCCGCACTTGTCCGGGTCCATGGAATCCATGACCCGGTGCGGGTCCACATGCTGAGGCTTGAGCGGGTTAGCCATGGGCTTGCCTCTGGAGACTGCGTCCGCCTGAAGGAGGAGGTCATGGACAAGGAAAAAACCAAGCACTCCCCCGTTGGGATCCTCCACTCGATTGATCGAGATGGATCTGTGACTGTCGGATTCATTGGGATGGAGACCCTATGGAAGGGAAATTCATCTCATCTTCAGATGGCAGAGGCTTACAGCGTGGGCCAATTCGTGAGGCCAAAACCCGGTATTCTGAGCCTGCGCTTCCAGTGGGCCCGAAGGCGTGACGGGGAATGGGCCACAGGCCGGATCTTGCGTGTCTACCCCAATGGGTCTCTACTCGTGAAATTTCCTGGGCTACTGATGTTTGGGGCCGAGGAGGACACTTTTGTGGCCGACCCTTCTGAGGTCGAGCTTGTGTCGTTTCATAACTCTCCGGGGATTGTCAAAAAGTACAGACACCTTGAGGACTTCCACTGGGTTGTGAGGCCCGCTATGATCGCTCTCAGCCTCTTTGCGACTATAAAATTCGGGTCATTCGTTCTGGGCCGGTCAAAGAGGAGGCCACCACATGGAAAAGAATCTCAGACAGAGGCTCAGAGCCAACAGAGACCCGTCATTGAAGCGGTTGTAGAAGCTGCCAATGGGCCTGGTTGGCTTCCCCGACAATTGCGATTCTGA
- the LOC116187544 gene encoding putative disease resistance protein RGA4 isoform X1 has product MADLILGSIVDSITEHLVSLIAQQIGLTCGVKRELKKLQGTVSAIAALLREAEKRRIEAEDVKDWLQKLKVVVYDADDLLDDFSTEALRRPIVAGGVKRVLNEVRIFLSSSNQLVYACMMAHRVKEIRERIDAIKSDRSDFKVEGNDGNTLGISVENQPRPETSPYEHERYVVGRDEDIKEVIKFLLNPDFEENVSILPIVGIGGLGKTTLARQVFNNESIKEYFSVKLWVCVSTNFDAEEIMRKIVRESTLGKEHRDLKGAELIRKVREELDGKKFLLVLDDVWNENRSKWLELEGFLMNGAKGSKILVTTRHLRVAKTMKPPPYYELRGLLEDQSLALLMRMAGKQEHEWKTQNLEEIAKEILKKCAGVPLAIKTIGRLLVFLRDTEEDWLNFKDNDLSTINQEEGDIMPSLKLSYDFLPSHLKQCFAYCCLFPKDYELDPSELIHLWMAQGFIKPLGNRKTQLEDVGHDYFMELLLRSFFQDIEEDPDGNIVRCKMHDLMHDLAQSVAGDNCITIDSSHEKKLPQGARHVSTNDLVVLKGQFEKDRRIRSLLFTNEKNYIDIYLDVSCFRNLRALRVHMARITVISSSIGKLKHMRSLDLSWNHFQYLPNSISGLCNLETLNLRGCWCLERLPRGLTKLVNLRQLDVSECPELTHMPRGIGNLTNLQMLVAFKVGEDSIRDDAAGLNELSKLTGLRKGLTIECLERVRSVPSGLEASFPIEKLALQSLKLRWHYIYSTEADAEVLERLRPHPDLKKLSIVAYGGVQPSSWISQLHKLVEFEFRNYFGRVHLPPLDQLPSLKRIFLFSLSELQWIELSESESGTPPSNSFPSLEEIRLKSLPKFRGWERRRTRRRRSSSRIEQDEEAIQEEVEEEDDDSLLMLPLFSHKVKVTIDVSTGRCPKFSYMHGQKLHLMKISTRIIKQLLRNVTIRHASASSSSSSSSSRITLISLSSISPLPLTRLTISEAEDLEHLPVELLQSLPSLQSLAVSYCPRLKALPGWAILRYLTALESLTISNCPELDLSMGESGYQEDMPEGPAYKLRELEFLGIGKMKTLPWWIQHLTNLESLKIAYCNDLNAFPEWFPQLTSLKRLHICLCGGELRRRCRRNIGEDWPKISHIPDINVSPP; this is encoded by the exons ATGGCTGATCTGATCCTTGGGAGCATCGTGGATTCCATCACCGAACATCTTGTTTCCCTCATTGCCCAGCAGATTGGGTTAACATGCGGTGTCAAGCGCGAGCTCAAGAAACTCCAGGGCACTGTCTCTGCTATTGCTGCTCTGCTTCGTGAGGCTGAAAAGAGACGAATCGAGGCTGAGGACGTGAAAGACTGGCTTCAGAAGCTGAAAGTTGTGGTTTACGATGCTGACGATCTGTTGGATGACTTCTCCACTGAAGCCCTGCGCCGTCCGATAGTGGCGGGAGGAGTTAAGCGAGTTCTGAATGAGGTGCGTATCTTTCTCTCCTCTTCTAATCAGCTTGTCTATGCCTGTATGATGGCTCATCGAGTTAAGGAGATTAGAGAGAGGATCGATGCCATTAAGAGTGATAGGTCTGACTTTAAGGTCGAGGGAAACGATGGTAATACCCTTGGAATTTCGGTGGAGAACCAACCTAGGCCGGAAACATCTCCGTACGAGCATGAACGATATGTGGTTGGAAGAGATGAAGACATAAAAGAAGTCATCAAGTTTTTACTCAATCCTGATTTTGAGGAGAATGTATCTATCCTACCTATAGTGGGGATTGGAGGCCTCGGGAAAACAACTTTAGCAAGACAGGTATTCAACAATGAGAGCATTAAGGAATATTTCTCTGTTAAGCTTTGGGTTTGCGTGTCAACAAATTTCGATGCGGAGGAAATTATGAGGAAGATAGTTAGAGAATCCACTCTTGGCAAGGAACATAGAGATCTCAAGGGGGCTGAGTTGATAAGAAAGGTGAGAGAAGAGCTCGATGGGAAGAAGTTTTTACTTGTGTTAGATGATGTATGGAATGAAAATCGGTCTAAGTGGTTGGAACTTGAAGGATTTCTTATGAATGGTGCAAAAGGCAGTAAAATATTAGTGACCACTCGCCATCTTAGAGTGGCCAAAACTATGAAACCACCACCATATTATGAGTTGAGGGGCTTACTTGAGGATCAGTCGCTCGCTTTGCTAATGCGAATGGCAGGGAAGCAAGAACACGAGTGGAAAACTCAGAATTTAGAAGAGATTGCAAAAGAAATTCTGAAGAAGTGTGCTGGAGTTCCCCTTGCAATCAAGACGATTGGGCGACTGTTGGTATTTTTGAGAGATACAGAGGAAGACTGGTTGAACTTCAAGGATAATGACTTATCGACAATAAATCAGGAGGAAGGTGATATCATGCCATCGCTAAAGCTAAGCTATGATTTTCTGCCATCACATTTGAAGCAGTGCTTTGCTTACTGTTGCTTGTTTCCAAAAGATTACGAGCTAGACCCATCTGAGCTCATTCATCTTTGGATGGCACAGGGATTTATCAAACCCCTGGGCAATAGGAAGACTCAGCTCGAAGACGTCGGCCATGATTATTTTATGGAGCTGCTTTTGAGATCCTTTTTCCAGGACATAGAAGAAGATCCTGATGGCAACATTGTGAGATGCAAAATGCATGATTTGATGCATGACCTCGCACAGTCGGTTGCAGGAGATAATTGCATCACCATTGACAGCTCCCATGAGAAGAAGTTACCACAAGGAGCTCGCCATGTATCCACCAATGATCTGGTTGTGTTGAAAGGCCAATTTGAGAAAGACAGAAGAATAAGGTCCCTGCTTTTCACCAACGAGAAAAACTATATTGATATTTATTTGGATGTCTCATGTTTCAGAAATCTACGGGCGCTACGTGTTCATATGGCAAGGATAACTGTGATATCCAGTTCAATCGGTAAACTAAAGCATATGAGGAGCCTCGATCTATCATGGAATCATTTTCAGTATCTTCCGAACTCTATAAGCGGGTTGTGCAATCTAGAGACGCTTAATCTTAGAGGTTGTTGGTGCCTAGAAAGACTACCCAGAGGCTTGACGAAGTTGGTTAATTTGAGGCAGCTTGATGTGAGTGAATGTCCTGAGTTAACACATATGCCAAGGGGGATTGGGAATTTGACTAATCTGCAAATGCTAGTTGCATTTAAGGTGGGGGAGGATTCGATTCGAGATGATGCTGCAGGGTTGAATGAGTTGAGCAAACTTACTGGATTGAGGAAAGGATTAACTATCGAATGCTTGGAAAGAGTGAGAAGTGTTCCGAGCGGGTTGGAAGCTTCCTTCCCAATTGAGAAGTTAGCTCTCCAGTCATTGAAGCTACGGTGgcactatatatattctacGGAGGCTGATGCAGAAGTTTTAGAAAGACTTCGGCCCCATCCAGATCTAAAGAAATTGTCGATAGTAGCATACGGTGGTGTCCAGCCTTCATCCTGGATTTCTCAACTTCATAAACTAGTCGAATTTGAGTTTAGGAATTATTTTGGCCGCGTGCATCTACCACCTCTAGACCAGCTGCCTTCACTCAAAAGAatcttcttattttctttgagCGAATTGCAGTGGATAGAATTGTCGGAGAGTGAGAGCGGGACGCCGCCGTCTAATTCCTTTCCATCCTTAGAAGAAATAAGGCTAAAGAGTCTGCCTAAATTTAGGGGAtgggagaggaggaggacgaggaggaggaggagcagcaGTAGAATTGAACAAGACGAAGAAGCTATTCAggaggaggtggaggag GAGGATGATGATTCTTTATTGATGCTCCCCCTGTTCTCTCACAAGGTCAAGGTCACCATAGATGTATCGACAGGGCGATGCCCAAAATTCTCATACATGCATGGTCAAAAGCTGCATCTGATGAAAATCTCAACCAGAATTATAAAGCAGCTTTTGAGGAATGTAACTATACGCCATGCTTcagcatcatcatcatcgtcatcgtCGTCGTCGAGGATCACGTTGATCTCCCTATCTTCTATATCTCCCCTGCCACTGACCCGCCTCACCATTTCTGAAGCGGAGGACTTAGAGCACTTACCGGTGGAGTTGCTTCAGTCCCTCCCGTCTCTCCAGTCTCTTGCAGTCAGTTATTGCCCTCGCCTGAAAGCTCTCCCTGGGTGGGCGATCCTCCGATACCTAACTGCCCTCGAGTCGTTGACGATATCCAACTGTCCAGAACTTGACTTATCAATGGGGGAGTCAGGATATCAAGAAGACATGCCTGAAGGACCAGCTTATAAACTCCGAGAGTTGGAATTCTTGGGGATTGGAAAAATGAAGACTCTCCCATGGTGGATTCAGCACCTCACCAACCTCGAAAGCTTAAAAATTGCATATTGCAATGATCTGAATGCTTTTCCTGAGTGGTTTCCACAGCTTACCTCACTCAAACGTCTTCATATTTGTCTTTGCGGGGGAGAGCTGAGAAGAAGGTGCAGAAGGAACATCGGAGAGGACTGGCCTAAGATTTCTCACATCCCCGACATAAATGTGTCGCCGCCATAG
- the LOC116188422 gene encoding E3 ubiquitin-protein ligase KEG isoform X2, with protein sequence MAGKVVAPESSGAFEYELFEGDADNLRTVVAASNHSTSWIDPATLKLRHRIGRGLFGDVYLATRHQSDKDYEQFHEVIVKMLRPVKEDCFRTVLDRFDNVFAKCQGVGGICLLHGVSIIRGRICFVMKFYEGSIGDKMARLKGGKLSLTDVLRYGLSLAEGISELHSKGVLILNLKPCNFLLDENDQAFLGDIGIPFLLLGVLSPSSDTMTHTLGTPSYMAPEQWQPEIMGPVSLETDSWGFGCSIVEMLMGRPPWLGMSVDEINNSVVRKQEKPGIPSGLPPPVENVLLGCFEYDFRSRPLMKDIIQAFKSVLNGDYSVARRRAIEDAAGDLGYTEWFLSKDHLIVGDTVRSRKALNSCRAGNMEIPEGVIVGQDQNGSALVRVHGIHDPVRVHMLRLERVSHGLASGDCVRLKEEVMDKEKTKHSPVGILHSIDRDGSVTVGFIGMETLWKGNSSHLQMAEAYSVGQFVRPKPGILSLRFQWARRRDGEWATGRILRVYPNGSLLVKFPGLLMFGAEEDTFVADPSEVELVSFHNSPGIVKKYRHLEDFHWVVRPAMIALSLFATIKFGSFVLGRSKRRPPHGKESQTEAQSQQRPVIEAVVEAANGPGWLPRQLRF encoded by the exons ATGGCTGGAAAAGTTGTTGCTCCGGAATCGTCTGGTGCTTTTGAGTATGAGCTATTTGAGGGTGACGCGGACAATCTACGAACCGTGGTGGCTGCTTCGAATCATTCAACTTCGTGGATTGACCCTGCAACGCTCAAGCTTAGGCACAGGATTGGACGGGGCCTATTTGGAGATGTTTATTTAGCAACTCGCCACCAGTCTGATAAAGATTATGAACAGTTCCATGAAGTTATTGTCAAGATGCTACGCCCTGTTAAGGAGGATTGTTTCAGGACTGTGTTGGACAGGTTTGATAATGTTTTCGCGAAGTGTCAAGGTGTGGGAGGCATTTGTTTATTGCATGGAGTATCAATTATACGCGGAAGA ATTTGCTTTGTTATGAAGTTCTATGAGGGATCAATCGGTGACAAGATGGCCCGCCTTAAAGGAGGCAAGCTTTCACTTACTGATGTTTTGAG GTATGGCCTCTCTTTGGCTGAGGGAATATCGGAGCTCCACTCGAAAGGTGTCCTAATCCTTAATCTCAAGCCCTGCAACTTCTTATTGGACGAGAACGACCAAGCCTTTTTAGGAGATATTGGAATCCCATTCCTTTTGCTTGGAGTTCTGTCACCGAGTTCCGATACTATGACTCACACCCTTGGAACACCGAGCTACATGGCCCCTGAACAGTGGCAACCTGAGATAATGGGCCCTGTTTCTTTAGAGACTGACTCATGGGGATTTGGGTGTAGTATTGTGGAGATGTTGATGGGCCGTCCTCCTTGGCTCGGGATGTCTGTTGATGAGATAAATAACTCTGTTGTGAGAAAGCAAGAAAAGCCGGGAATCCCTAGTGGCCTTCCTCCCCCTGTTGAGAATGTTCTCCTTGGATGTTTTGAGTATGATTTCAGGAGCAGGCCTCTCATGAAGGACATCATACAGGCATTCAAAAG TGTTTTGAATGGGGACTACAGCGTTGCTAGACGAAGAGCTATTGAAGATGCAGCTGGTGATCTTGGATACACTGAGTGGTTCCTCTCGAAGGATCATCTCATTGTGGGCGACACAGTCCGTTCTAGAAAGGCCCTGAACTCCTGCAGAGCTGGTAACATGGAAATACCTGAAGGGGTGATTGTGGGACAAGACCAGAATGGATCCGCACTTGTCCGGGTCCATGGAATCCATGACCCGGTGCGGGTCCACATGCTGAGGCTTGAGCGGGTTAGCCATGGGCTTGCCTCTGGAGACTGCGTCCGCCTGAAGGAGGAGGTCATGGACAAGGAAAAAACCAAGCACTCCCCCGTTGGGATCCTCCACTCGATTGATCGAGATGGATCTGTGACTGTCGGATTCATTGGGATGGAGACCCTATGGAAGGGAAATTCATCTCATCTTCAGATGGCAGAGGCTTACAGCGTGGGCCAATTCGTGAGGCCAAAACCCGGTATTCTGAGCCTGCGCTTCCAGTGGGCCCGAAGGCGTGACGGGGAATGGGCCACAGGCCGGATCTTGCGTGTCTACCCCAATGGGTCTCTACTCGTGAAATTTCCTGGGCTACTGATGTTTGGGGCCGAGGAGGACACTTTTGTGGCCGACCCTTCTGAGGTCGAGCTTGTGTCGTTTCATAACTCTCCGGGGATTGTCAAAAAGTACAGACACCTTGAGGACTTCCACTGGGTTGTGAGGCCCGCTATGATCGCTCTCAGCCTCTTTGCGACTATAAAATTCGGGTCATTCGTTCTGGGCCGGTCAAAGAGGAGGCCACCACATGGAAAAGAATCTCAGACAGAGGCTCAGAGCCAACAGAGACCCGTCATTGAAGCGGTTGTAGAAGCTGCCAATGGGCCTGGTTGGCTTCCCCGACAATTGCGATTCTGA